A window of the Electrophorus electricus isolate fEleEle1 chromosome 11, fEleEle1.pri, whole genome shotgun sequence genome harbors these coding sequences:
- the akt3a gene encoding RAC-gamma serine/threonine-protein kinase isoform X3 has translation MSDVTIVKEGWVQKRGEYIKNWRPRYFLLKTDGSFIGYKEKPQDADLPYPLNNFSVAKCQLMKTERPKPNTFIIRCLQWTTVIERTFHVDTPEERDEWTEAIQTVADKLQRQEEERLQCSPTSQIDNIGEEEMDVSISHHKRKTMNDFDYLKLLGKGTFGKVILVREKASGKYYAMKILKKEVIIAKDEVAHTLTESRVLKNTRHPFLTSLKYSFQTKDRLCFVMEYVNGGELFFHLSRERVFSEDRTRFYGAEIVSALDYLHSAKIVYRDLKLENLMLDKDGHIKITDFGLCKEGITDAATMKTFCGTPEYLAPEVLEDNDYGRAVDWWGLGVVMYEMMCGRLPFYNQDHEKLFELILMEDIKFPRTLSADAKSLLSGLLIKDPNKRLGGGPDDAKEIMRHSFFAAVDWQDVYDKKLIPPFKPQVSSETDTRYFDEEFTAQTITITPPEKCDEDGMDCMDNERRPHFPQFSYSASGRE, from the exons GTGAATACATCAAGAATTGGAGGCCGCGCTACTTTCTGCTGAAGACCGACGGCTCCTTCATCGGGTACAAGGAGAAGCCCCAGGACGCTGACCTCCCCTACCCTCTCAACAACTTCTCAGTGGCGA AATGCCAGCTGATGAAAACCGAACGGCCAAAGCCCAACACGTTCATCATCAGATGTCTCCAGTGGACTACAGTCATTGAGAGGACCTTCCATGTGGACACTCCAGAGGAAAG GGACGAGTGGACAGAAGCAATCCAGACGGTGGCAGATAAACTCCAGAGGCAGGAAGAGGAGCGTCTCCAGTGCAGCCCCACCTCCCAGATAGACAACATCGGCGAGGAGGAGATGGACGTCTCCATCAGCCACCACAAACGCAAG ACCATGAATGACTTTGACTATTTAAAACTTCTGGGAAAAGGCACTTTTGGCAAAGTCATTCTCGTAAGAGAGAAGGCCAGTGGGAAATATTACGCAATGAAGATTTTAAAGAAAGAGGTTATTATAGCAAAG GATGAAGTGGCTCACACGCTCACTGAGAGCCGTGTGCTGAAGAACACCAGACACCCATTCCTGACC TCTTTGAAGTACTCGTTCCAAACGAAAGATCGACTCTGCTTTGTGATGGAGTATGTCAACGGAGGAGAG ctgtttttccatttgtcGAGAGAACGGGTGTTCTCAGAGGACCGCACGCGTTTCTACGGCGCCGAGATCGTCTCCGCCCTCGACTACCTGCACTCCGCCAAGATTGTGTACCGGGATCTCAAg ctgGAGAATCTTATGCTTGATAAGGACGGCCACATTAAGATCACAGACTTTGGTCTGTGTAAAGAGGGAATCACTGATGCTGCTACTATGAAGACCTTCTGTGGTACGCCAGAGTACCTGGCGCCTGAG GTGCTGGAGGATAACGACTACGGCAGGGCGGTGGACTGGTGGGGTCTGGGAGTGGTGATGTACGAGATGATGTGCGGTCGCCTGCCCTTCTACAATCAGGACCACGAGAAGCTGTTCGAGCTCATCCTCATGGAAGACATCAAGTTCCCCCGCACTCTCTCGGCTGACGCCAAGTCTCTTCTGTCAGGTCTGCTCATCAAAGACCCCAACAAGAG ACTTGGTGGCGGTCCAGATGATGCGAAAGAAATAATGCGACACAGTTTCTTCGCTGCGGTCGACTGGCAGGATGTGTATGATAAAAAG CTGATACCTCCCTTCAAGCCTCAGGTGTCGTCGGAGACAGATACCCGATACTTCGACGAGGAGTTTACGGCACAGACGATTACAATAACTCCTCCTGAAAAGT GCGATGAAGATGGGATGGACTGCATGGATAACGAGCGACGGCCTCACTTCCCACAGTTCTCCTACTCGGCCAGCGGGAGGGAGTGA
- the akt3a gene encoding RAC-gamma serine/threonine-protein kinase isoform X2, translated as MSDVTIVKEGWVQKRDWCALAQTHEALHISRKKICEYIKNWRPRYFLLKTDGSFIGYKEKPQDADLPYPLNNFSVAKCQLMKTERPKPNTFIIRCLQWTTVIERTFHVDTPEERDEWTEAIQTVADKLQRQEEERLQCSPTSQIDNIGEEEMDVSISHHKRKTMNDFDYLKLLGKGTFGKVILVREKASGKYYAMKILKKEVIIAKDEVAHTLTESRVLKNTRHPFLTSLKYSFQTKDRLCFVMEYVNGGELFFHLSRERVFSEDRTRFYGAEIVSALDYLHSAKIVYRDLKLENLMLDKDGHIKITDFGLCKEGITDAATMKTFCGTPEYLAPEVLEDNDYGRAVDWWGLGVVMYEMMCGRLPFYNQDHEKLFELILMEDIKFPRTLSADAKSLLSGLLIKDPNKRLGGGPDDAKEIMRHSFFAAVDWQDVYDKKLIPPFKPQVSSETDTRYFDEEFTAQTITITPPEKCDEDGMDCMDNERRPHFPQFSYSASGRE; from the exons GTGAATACATCAAGAATTGGAGGCCGCGCTACTTTCTGCTGAAGACCGACGGCTCCTTCATCGGGTACAAGGAGAAGCCCCAGGACGCTGACCTCCCCTACCCTCTCAACAACTTCTCAGTGGCGA AATGCCAGCTGATGAAAACCGAACGGCCAAAGCCCAACACGTTCATCATCAGATGTCTCCAGTGGACTACAGTCATTGAGAGGACCTTCCATGTGGACACTCCAGAGGAAAG GGACGAGTGGACAGAAGCAATCCAGACGGTGGCAGATAAACTCCAGAGGCAGGAAGAGGAGCGTCTCCAGTGCAGCCCCACCTCCCAGATAGACAACATCGGCGAGGAGGAGATGGACGTCTCCATCAGCCACCACAAACGCAAG ACCATGAATGACTTTGACTATTTAAAACTTCTGGGAAAAGGCACTTTTGGCAAAGTCATTCTCGTAAGAGAGAAGGCCAGTGGGAAATATTACGCAATGAAGATTTTAAAGAAAGAGGTTATTATAGCAAAG GATGAAGTGGCTCACACGCTCACTGAGAGCCGTGTGCTGAAGAACACCAGACACCCATTCCTGACC TCTTTGAAGTACTCGTTCCAAACGAAAGATCGACTCTGCTTTGTGATGGAGTATGTCAACGGAGGAGAG ctgtttttccatttgtcGAGAGAACGGGTGTTCTCAGAGGACCGCACGCGTTTCTACGGCGCCGAGATCGTCTCCGCCCTCGACTACCTGCACTCCGCCAAGATTGTGTACCGGGATCTCAAg ctgGAGAATCTTATGCTTGATAAGGACGGCCACATTAAGATCACAGACTTTGGTCTGTGTAAAGAGGGAATCACTGATGCTGCTACTATGAAGACCTTCTGTGGTACGCCAGAGTACCTGGCGCCTGAG GTGCTGGAGGATAACGACTACGGCAGGGCGGTGGACTGGTGGGGTCTGGGAGTGGTGATGTACGAGATGATGTGCGGTCGCCTGCCCTTCTACAATCAGGACCACGAGAAGCTGTTCGAGCTCATCCTCATGGAAGACATCAAGTTCCCCCGCACTCTCTCGGCTGACGCCAAGTCTCTTCTGTCAGGTCTGCTCATCAAAGACCCCAACAAGAG ACTTGGTGGCGGTCCAGATGATGCGAAAGAAATAATGCGACACAGTTTCTTCGCTGCGGTCGACTGGCAGGATGTGTATGATAAAAAG CTGATACCTCCCTTCAAGCCTCAGGTGTCGTCGGAGACAGATACCCGATACTTCGACGAGGAGTTTACGGCACAGACGATTACAATAACTCCTCCTGAAAAGT GCGATGAAGATGGGATGGACTGCATGGATAACGAGCGACGGCCTCACTTCCCACAGTTCTCCTACTCGGCCAGCGGGAGGGAGTGA
- the akt3a gene encoding RAC-gamma serine/threonine-protein kinase isoform X1, with the protein MLSPVRPLEHSVLRREYWCALAQTHEALHISRKKICEYIKNWRPRYFLLKTDGSFIGYKEKPQDADLPYPLNNFSVAKCQLMKTERPKPNTFIIRCLQWTTVIERTFHVDTPEERDEWTEAIQTVADKLQRQEEERLQCSPTSQIDNIGEEEMDVSISHHKRKTMNDFDYLKLLGKGTFGKVILVREKASGKYYAMKILKKEVIIAKDEVAHTLTESRVLKNTRHPFLTSLKYSFQTKDRLCFVMEYVNGGELFFHLSRERVFSEDRTRFYGAEIVSALDYLHSAKIVYRDLKLENLMLDKDGHIKITDFGLCKEGITDAATMKTFCGTPEYLAPEVLEDNDYGRAVDWWGLGVVMYEMMCGRLPFYNQDHEKLFELILMEDIKFPRTLSADAKSLLSGLLIKDPNKRLGGGPDDAKEIMRHSFFAAVDWQDVYDKKLIPPFKPQVSSETDTRYFDEEFTAQTITITPPEKCDEDGMDCMDNERRPHFPQFSYSASGRE; encoded by the exons GTGAATACATCAAGAATTGGAGGCCGCGCTACTTTCTGCTGAAGACCGACGGCTCCTTCATCGGGTACAAGGAGAAGCCCCAGGACGCTGACCTCCCCTACCCTCTCAACAACTTCTCAGTGGCGA AATGCCAGCTGATGAAAACCGAACGGCCAAAGCCCAACACGTTCATCATCAGATGTCTCCAGTGGACTACAGTCATTGAGAGGACCTTCCATGTGGACACTCCAGAGGAAAG GGACGAGTGGACAGAAGCAATCCAGACGGTGGCAGATAAACTCCAGAGGCAGGAAGAGGAGCGTCTCCAGTGCAGCCCCACCTCCCAGATAGACAACATCGGCGAGGAGGAGATGGACGTCTCCATCAGCCACCACAAACGCAAG ACCATGAATGACTTTGACTATTTAAAACTTCTGGGAAAAGGCACTTTTGGCAAAGTCATTCTCGTAAGAGAGAAGGCCAGTGGGAAATATTACGCAATGAAGATTTTAAAGAAAGAGGTTATTATAGCAAAG GATGAAGTGGCTCACACGCTCACTGAGAGCCGTGTGCTGAAGAACACCAGACACCCATTCCTGACC TCTTTGAAGTACTCGTTCCAAACGAAAGATCGACTCTGCTTTGTGATGGAGTATGTCAACGGAGGAGAG ctgtttttccatttgtcGAGAGAACGGGTGTTCTCAGAGGACCGCACGCGTTTCTACGGCGCCGAGATCGTCTCCGCCCTCGACTACCTGCACTCCGCCAAGATTGTGTACCGGGATCTCAAg ctgGAGAATCTTATGCTTGATAAGGACGGCCACATTAAGATCACAGACTTTGGTCTGTGTAAAGAGGGAATCACTGATGCTGCTACTATGAAGACCTTCTGTGGTACGCCAGAGTACCTGGCGCCTGAG GTGCTGGAGGATAACGACTACGGCAGGGCGGTGGACTGGTGGGGTCTGGGAGTGGTGATGTACGAGATGATGTGCGGTCGCCTGCCCTTCTACAATCAGGACCACGAGAAGCTGTTCGAGCTCATCCTCATGGAAGACATCAAGTTCCCCCGCACTCTCTCGGCTGACGCCAAGTCTCTTCTGTCAGGTCTGCTCATCAAAGACCCCAACAAGAG ACTTGGTGGCGGTCCAGATGATGCGAAAGAAATAATGCGACACAGTTTCTTCGCTGCGGTCGACTGGCAGGATGTGTATGATAAAAAG CTGATACCTCCCTTCAAGCCTCAGGTGTCGTCGGAGACAGATACCCGATACTTCGACGAGGAGTTTACGGCACAGACGATTACAATAACTCCTCCTGAAAAGT GCGATGAAGATGGGATGGACTGCATGGATAACGAGCGACGGCCTCACTTCCCACAGTTCTCCTACTCGGCCAGCGGGAGGGAGTGA